In Allomuricauda ruestringensis DSM 13258, the following proteins share a genomic window:
- a CDS encoding MlaE family ABC transporter permease: MKYLEAIGKYFIMIWEVFKKPTKWRIMKTLIFKEIDELIYGAMGIIIFISFFIGGVVTIQTALNLTNPLLPKSLIGFAARQSVILEFAPTFTSIIMAGKVGSYITSSIGTMRVTEQIDALEVMGVNSLNYLVFPKIVATMLYPFAVAISMFVGILGGWVAAVFGGFAPSGDFIQGLQMDFDSYHVTYALIKSVVFAFVIATVPSYHGFYMTGGALDVGKASTTSFVWTSVVIIIVNYILTQLLLG, from the coding sequence ATGAAATACTTAGAAGCGATTGGAAAATACTTCATCATGATTTGGGAAGTATTTAAAAAACCTACCAAGTGGCGCATTATGAAAACCTTGATCTTCAAGGAAATTGATGAGCTTATATATGGTGCCATGGGCATCATTATATTTATCTCTTTTTTTATTGGTGGAGTTGTTACCATACAAACCGCACTAAACCTGACCAATCCTCTTTTACCTAAAAGTCTTATTGGATTTGCAGCAAGGCAATCCGTTATATTGGAGTTTGCACCTACCTTTACCTCTATTATAATGGCAGGGAAAGTAGGCTCGTACATAACATCGAGCATAGGAACCATGAGGGTTACCGAACAAATCGATGCACTTGAGGTAATGGGGGTAAACTCCTTAAACTATCTGGTTTTTCCTAAGATTGTGGCTACCATGTTGTATCCTTTTGCGGTTGCAATTTCCATGTTTGTTGGTATTTTAGGAGGATGGGTGGCAGCTGTATTTGGGGGTTTTGCTCCAAGTGGTGATTTTATTCAGGGACTACAAATGGATTTTGATTCGTACCATGTAACCTATGCGCTAATAAAATCGGTAGTTTTTGCCTTTGTGATTGCCACTGTTCCCTCTTACCATGGTTTTTACATGACAGGGGGTGCTTTGGATGTTGGAAAAGCCAGTACCACATCCTTTGTTTGGACGAGTGTTGTTATTATTATTGTGAATTACATTTTAACACAATTGTTATTGGGCTAA
- a CDS encoding ABC transporter ATP-binding protein: MIEVENIHKSFGDNHVLKGISTKFDKGKTNLIIGQSGSGKTVFLKCLLGLFEPDQGKICYNGQYYSDLSAKERRNLRQEMGMVFQGSALFDSMTVEGNVMFPLDMFTTQSLSEKQDRVDFVLKRVNLVDAHKRLPAEISGGMQKRVAIARAIVMNPKYLFCDEPNSGLDPKTAILIDNLIHEITQEYDITTVINTHDMNSVMEIGEKIIFLKNGHKEWEGTNREIFKTDNEAVTDFVYSSELFKKVRQMYIEERN; encoded by the coding sequence ATGATAGAAGTAGAGAACATACATAAATCATTTGGGGACAATCACGTTCTAAAAGGAATTTCTACAAAGTTTGATAAAGGCAAGACCAACCTTATAATTGGACAGAGTGGTTCGGGAAAAACAGTATTTCTTAAATGCCTTCTGGGTTTGTTTGAACCCGACCAGGGCAAAATATGCTATAACGGACAATACTATTCCGACCTTTCGGCAAAGGAACGGAGAAACCTACGACAGGAAATGGGCATGGTGTTCCAAGGGAGCGCCCTTTTTGATTCCATGACAGTAGAAGGCAATGTGATGTTCCCTTTGGACATGTTCACCACCCAATCATTGTCCGAAAAACAGGACAGGGTAGACTTTGTTCTGAAGCGCGTTAATTTGGTAGATGCCCACAAAAGGTTGCCTGCGGAAATTTCTGGGGGAATGCAAAAAAGGGTGGCCATCGCACGGGCCATTGTAATGAATCCCAAATATTTGTTCTGCGACGAACCCAACTCCGGGCTTGATCCCAAAACAGCTATTTTGATTGATAACCTTATCCATGAGATTACTCAGGAATACGACATTACTACGGTAATCAACACCCATGATATGAACTCCGTGATGGAAATCGGGGAAAAAATAATCTTCTTAAAAAACGGGCATAAAGAATGGGAAGGCACAAACAGGGAAATCTTTAAAACCGACAATGAAGCCGTAACTGATTTTGTCTACTCCTCGGAACTCTTTAAAAAGGTTCGACAAATGTATATTGAAGAACGGAATTGA
- a CDS encoding DUF389 domain-containing protein has protein sequence MSEDQKKDTETSPSQDSGDEVKKDFKGLLGSVRKFLSDLLEIRSNTDAAATKESIIADIPFKGHTSWILVCSIFIASVGLNANSTAVVIGAMLISPLMGPILGMGMSLAINDIDTLRRSLKNFAVMVVLSVITAFLFFYLFPLRDESSELLARTKPDIRDVLIAFFGGLALVIARAKKGTIASVIFGVAIATALMPPLCTVGFGLAIGKPWYAAGAMYLFTINTIFIGLATFLVIKFLRFPMVRYANSQRRRLIARLASITGILVMIPAGFTFYNVFQESLFMKQAQSFLQDTVEVYQFDGAGRYVDNLTKLEYVDDGTSMIEVVFMGDELVPENVVNTWRIQKNEYNRLKNAELHIIQGGKDDSEEKFNYVSELYEKNKAELLNKDEQIRMLEEELVSLTKNVGKQIPFQDISAEAKANYENIEALGFSYQVRTDFKKMDTIPVFEVDWKDEVSSGQKEADTKKMLAWLKLRLQDTTLVIKEVE, from the coding sequence ATGAGTGAAGATCAAAAAAAAGATACGGAGACATCTCCAAGTCAAGACAGCGGAGATGAAGTAAAAAAAGACTTTAAAGGACTTTTGGGCAGTGTGCGGAAGTTTCTTTCGGATTTGTTGGAAATTCGTTCCAATACCGATGCAGCCGCCACCAAAGAATCCATTATTGCCGATATTCCTTTCAAGGGGCACACCTCTTGGATTTTGGTATGTTCCATTTTTATTGCTTCCGTTGGGTTAAATGCTAACTCAACCGCTGTGGTGATCGGAGCCATGTTAATTTCCCCGCTAATGGGCCCTATTTTGGGGATGGGGATGTCCTTGGCCATAAATGATATTGACACTTTGCGACGATCGCTCAAAAATTTTGCCGTAATGGTGGTTTTGAGTGTCATCACCGCTTTTTTGTTCTTCTACCTTTTCCCTCTTCGTGATGAATCCTCCGAACTTTTGGCGCGAACCAAACCGGATATTCGGGATGTACTGATCGCATTTTTTGGTGGACTTGCCCTTGTGATTGCACGGGCCAAAAAAGGCACCATTGCCAGTGTTATATTTGGTGTGGCCATTGCAACAGCTTTGATGCCGCCTCTTTGTACAGTGGGTTTTGGTTTGGCCATTGGTAAACCCTGGTATGCGGCGGGGGCCATGTACTTGTTTACTATCAATACCATTTTTATTGGTCTGGCCACCTTTTTGGTAATCAAATTTTTGCGGTTTCCCATGGTGCGCTACGCCAACTCTCAGCGTAGAAGACTAATTGCTCGTTTGGCTTCCATTACAGGAATTTTGGTGATGATACCTGCTGGATTTACCTTTTATAATGTATTCCAAGAATCACTTTTTATGAAGCAGGCACAAAGTTTTTTACAAGATACCGTGGAAGTATACCAGTTTGATGGTGCCGGAAGATATGTGGATAATCTTACCAAATTGGAATATGTGGATGATGGAACCTCAATGATAGAGGTTGTGTTTATGGGTGATGAATTGGTTCCTGAAAATGTGGTCAATACATGGCGAATCCAAAAAAATGAGTACAACCGACTTAAAAATGCTGAGCTTCATATAATTCAGGGCGGAAAAGATGATTCAGAGGAAAAGTTCAACTACGTTAGTGAGTTGTACGAGAAGAACAAGGCAGAATTGCTGAACAAGGATGAGCAAATCCGAATGCTTGAAGAAGAATTGGTTAGTTTGACCAAAAATGTTGGAAAACAGATACCTTTCCAAGATATTAGTGCAGAGGCCAAAGCCAATTACGAAAATATTGAAGCACTTGGTTTTTCCTATCAGGTGCGTACCGATTTTAAAAAAATGGACACAATTCCGGTTTTTGAGGTGGATTGGAAAGATGAGGTAAGTTCTGGACAAAAAGAGGCGGACACTAAAAAAATGCTCGCTTGGTTAAAACTGAGGCTTCAGGACACAACCCTTGTAATTAAGGAAGTGGAATAG
- a CDS encoding mannose-1-phosphate guanylyltransferase translates to MNKNYYAVLMAGGVGSRFWPVSTSSNPKQFHDMLGTGKTLIQKTFDRLNKFIPTENILILTNERYNDLVLEQLPKVKQDQVVLEPAMRNTAPCILYASLKIQKMNPNAVMIVAPSDHWIEDETAFEKDVITCFDKCEKENALCTLGIKPTFPNTGFGYIEFEKESDENLKKVSQFREKPDYETAKEFLAQGNFLWNAGIFMWSVETIVEAFKKYQPSQYELFGKGISSYNTEDERAFIQENYAKAENISIDYAILEQSKSIYTLPATFDWNDLGTWGALYDKLDKDEEENAVVNAKVLLENAKGNMIRSPKGKIVVVDGLEDYIIVDKEEVLLIYPKDKQQDIKKVLNQVKDKFGDQFA, encoded by the coding sequence ATGAACAAGAATTATTATGCAGTTTTAATGGCAGGGGGCGTTGGTTCCCGATTTTGGCCAGTGAGTACATCATCAAACCCAAAACAGTTTCACGATATGTTGGGGACGGGCAAAACCTTGATTCAAAAAACCTTTGATCGCTTAAACAAGTTTATCCCCACCGAAAACATTTTGATCTTGACCAATGAACGATACAATGATTTGGTTTTGGAGCAATTACCAAAGGTAAAGCAGGACCAAGTTGTTTTGGAACCTGCCATGCGCAACACGGCACCCTGTATTTTGTATGCCTCCTTAAAGATTCAAAAAATGAACCCCAATGCGGTAATGATCGTGGCACCCAGCGACCATTGGATAGAAGATGAAACCGCTTTTGAAAAGGACGTCATAACTTGCTTTGATAAATGCGAAAAGGAAAATGCACTTTGCACCTTGGGCATAAAACCAACATTTCCAAACACTGGTTTTGGTTATATAGAATTTGAAAAAGAGAGTGACGAGAACCTTAAAAAGGTGTCCCAGTTTAGGGAAAAGCCAGATTACGAGACCGCAAAGGAATTTTTGGCACAAGGCAATTTTCTTTGGAACGCGGGTATTTTTATGTGGAGCGTAGAAACCATTGTTGAAGCTTTCAAAAAGTATCAGCCAAGTCAATATGAATTATTTGGCAAAGGTATTTCCAGTTATAATACCGAAGATGAAAGAGCCTTTATCCAAGAAAATTACGCTAAGGCAGAAAACATATCCATTGATTATGCTATCTTGGAACAATCCAAATCCATCTACACTTTACCTGCAACTTTTGATTGGAACGATCTAGGTACTTGGGGAGCACTGTACGATAAATTGGACAAGGACGAAGAGGAAAACGCCGTGGTCAATGCTAAAGTGCTCTTGGAAAATGCCAAAGGCAATATGATTCGTTCACCAAAAGGAAAAATTGTAGTGGTAGATGGTCTGGAAGATTATATTATTGTGGATAAAGAAGAGGTGCTTTTGATTTATCCCAAGGACAAACAACAGGATATTAAAAAAGTATTGAACCAAGTAAAAGATAAATTTGGGGACCAGTTTGCATAA
- a CDS encoding SprT-like domain-containing protein, with protein MNNTLQKYLPELAVAPCFELIKTHGVHLKIVNHRVTRHGDYRRLPNGLHQITVNASLNKYRFLITLVHEIAHLVAFETYGRRIKPHGLEWKHTFQHLMVPFIRPEVFPSQLLPIIANHFKNPKASSSTDARLSIALKAFDVEERQHSYVYELPQGSIFRLYNGRLFKKGNKKVKRYECVELSTGRLYLFQPNAEVELVN; from the coding sequence GTGAACAATACCCTTCAAAAATATCTTCCAGAGCTTGCCGTAGCACCCTGTTTTGAATTGATCAAAACCCATGGGGTACATTTAAAGATTGTGAACCATAGGGTCACTCGGCATGGAGATTACCGTAGGTTGCCCAATGGATTGCATCAAATTACGGTCAATGCCTCGCTCAATAAATACAGATTCTTAATTACACTTGTCCACGAAATTGCGCATTTGGTGGCCTTTGAAACCTATGGTCGTCGAATAAAACCACATGGTCTGGAATGGAAACATACTTTTCAGCACTTAATGGTTCCATTTATTAGGCCAGAGGTGTTTCCTTCGCAATTGTTGCCCATTATTGCAAACCATTTTAAAAACCCAAAGGCAAGTAGTAGTACTGATGCCAGATTGTCCATTGCGCTAAAAGCTTTTGATGTGGAAGAAAGGCAGCACAGTTACGTGTACGAATTGCCCCAAGGCAGTATTTTTAGATTGTACAACGGTAGACTGTTCAAAAAAGGAAACAAAAAAGTAAAACGGTACGAATGTGTGGAGTTGTCCACTGGGAGATTATATTTGTTCCAACCCAATGCAGAAGTTGAATTGGTGAATTGA
- a CDS encoding SDR family NAD(P)-dependent oxidoreductase, which yields MANIIITGTSRGIGFELVKLFAREGHQVLALSRNEEPVKNLNLPNVHSIPFDLGNPADFEKVNDFLEQWHVVDVLINNAGRLLNKPFSETTAEEFENVYKVNVFGVAEITKAVLPMMGKEGHVVTVSSMGGVQGSMKFPGLSAYSSSKGAVITLTELLAEEYKETGPSFNVLALGAVQTEMLEEAFPGYKAPVTALEMATYIKDFALTGQKLYNGKLLQVSNSTP from the coding sequence ATGGCAAACATTATAATTACAGGAACAAGTAGGGGAATAGGTTTTGAACTGGTCAAGCTTTTTGCCAGAGAAGGACATCAGGTTTTGGCCTTATCAAGGAATGAAGAACCTGTGAAAAATCTCAATCTGCCCAATGTGCATTCCATTCCTTTTGATTTGGGCAATCCGGCCGATTTTGAAAAAGTAAACGATTTTTTGGAGCAATGGCATGTGGTGGATGTGCTCATCAACAATGCAGGGCGATTGCTGAACAAACCTTTTTCCGAAACCACAGCGGAAGAGTTTGAAAATGTTTACAAAGTAAATGTGTTCGGTGTAGCCGAAATTACCAAGGCCGTACTGCCAATGATGGGCAAGGAAGGACATGTGGTGACCGTAAGTTCCATGGGTGGAGTGCAAGGCAGCATGAAATTTCCCGGACTGTCCGCCTATAGTTCCAGCAAAGGAGCTGTTATTACTCTTACCGAACTCTTGGCCGAAGAATATAAAGAAACCGGACCAAGTTTCAATGTGCTGGCATTGGGGGCGGTGCAAACTGAGATGTTGGAAGAAGCATTTCCTGGATATAAAGCTCCGGTTACTGCCTTGGAAATGGCTACGTACATCAAAGATTTTGCCTTGACCGGACAAAAACTCTATAATGGAAAGTTGTTGCAGGTCAGTAATAGTACACCCTAG
- a CDS encoding M28 family metallopeptidase: MKILFYALVTIFVVGCGSTQVTQTTTVETTQSSKNTESNNTFTDAERIGEMMNYLASNDLKGREAGSEGIEMAAKYIENYFKSYGLKPYFETYRDTLSNFKKASYNIVGVIEGNNPDLKDEFILIGAHYDHIGTIEPENGDYIANGANDNASGTTSVLEMARYFGTQKTNERSLIFALFSAEEKGLLGSKHLAEKLKEQDLNLYTMLNFEMTGVPLKGKDYFMYITGYDMSNLAEVSNTYAEENLVGFLPTAKEYNLYQRSDNYPFHEEFGVPSHTFCTFDFTNFNHYHKVGDEPDLMDFDHMATLVNKTIPVIESIANAPNQEIKLNE; the protein is encoded by the coding sequence ATGAAAATACTGTTTTATGCTCTGGTGACAATTTTTGTAGTAGGCTGCGGATCCACGCAGGTAACTCAAACTACAACGGTTGAAACTACTCAATCATCAAAGAACACAGAATCAAACAATACATTTACCGATGCTGAACGAATAGGAGAGATGATGAATTATTTGGCTTCCAACGACCTTAAAGGACGAGAAGCAGGGAGTGAAGGTATTGAAATGGCAGCAAAATATATTGAAAACTATTTCAAGTCCTACGGACTCAAACCGTATTTTGAAACCTATCGCGATACCTTATCAAACTTTAAAAAGGCATCTTACAATATTGTCGGGGTAATTGAGGGTAACAACCCTGATTTAAAAGATGAGTTCATCCTGATTGGTGCACATTACGACCATATTGGTACCATAGAGCCCGAAAATGGGGACTATATTGCAAACGGGGCCAACGACAATGCTTCCGGTACCACATCGGTTTTGGAAATGGCCCGTTATTTTGGTACCCAAAAGACCAACGAACGTAGTCTGATTTTTGCCTTGTTCAGCGCCGAAGAGAAAGGTTTGTTGGGATCCAAACACTTAGCCGAAAAATTAAAAGAACAGGATTTGAACCTTTATACCATGCTCAATTTTGAAATGACCGGAGTTCCCTTGAAAGGAAAAGATTATTTCATGTACATAACGGGGTATGATATGTCCAATTTGGCAGAGGTCAGCAATACGTATGCAGAGGAGAATTTAGTGGGGTTTTTACCCACGGCAAAGGAGTATAACCTTTATCAGCGGTCGGACAATTATCCATTCCATGAAGAATTCGGTGTGCCATCCCATACGTTTTGCACTTTTGATTTTACCAATTTTAACCACTATCATAAAGTGGGTGATGAGCCCGACCTTATGGATTTCGATCACATGGCTACTTTGGTGAACAAAACCATTCCGGTAATTGAAAGTATTGCCAATGCACCGAACCAAGAAATCAAATTAAATGAGTAG
- a CDS encoding pyruvate dehydrogenase complex dihydrolipoamide acetyltransferase, giving the protein MAEVINMPRLSDTMEEGTVAKWLKNVGDKVEEGDILAEIETDKATMEFESFHEGTLLHIGIEEGDGAPVDSLLAIIGEEGEDISGLLNGSGGSSEAEKEEDTAEPEAEESSAPASAPANIPEGVEIVTMPRLSDTMEEGTVASWLKSVGDEVEEGDILAEIETDKATMEFESFYSGTLLHIGIQEGEGAPVDSLLAIIGPEGTDVDAILKAHASGGAAKSAPKKEASKEEATKAEETSKKEETATATQDGQRIFASPLAKKIAEEKGINLADVKGTGDNGRIVKKDIENFTPATKTAPSVEKTEATPAVAPVALPVGEESIEEVKNSTMRKVIAKRLGESKFTAPHYYLTIEVDMDNAKASRVQINNLPDTKVSFNDMVLKACAMALKKHPQVNTSWNGDTTVYKHHVHMGVAVAVDEGLVVPVIKFADQLSLTQLGTAVKDLAGRARNKKIKPDEMEGSTFTVSNLGMFGILEFTSIINQPNSAILSVGAIVDKPVVKNGEIVPGSTMKITLACDHRTVDGATGAQFLQTLRAYLENPVTMLA; this is encoded by the coding sequence ATGGCAGAAGTAATCAACATGCCTAGATTGAGCGATACCATGGAAGAAGGAACCGTGGCAAAATGGCTCAAAAACGTAGGGGACAAAGTCGAAGAAGGAGATATATTGGCTGAAATCGAAACGGACAAAGCCACCATGGAATTTGAATCTTTTCATGAAGGGACTTTGCTCCATATCGGAATAGAGGAAGGTGATGGAGCCCCCGTTGATTCACTTTTGGCCATAATCGGAGAGGAAGGAGAAGATATTTCCGGTCTGTTGAATGGCTCTGGAGGGTCGTCCGAGGCGGAGAAAGAAGAAGATACTGCGGAACCCGAAGCCGAAGAAAGTTCAGCTCCGGCAAGTGCACCAGCCAATATTCCTGAAGGGGTAGAGATTGTAACCATGCCTCGATTAAGTGATACCATGGAAGAAGGAACCGTGGCCAGCTGGTTAAAAAGTGTTGGCGACGAAGTGGAAGAAGGAGATATATTGGCTGAAATCGAGACCGATAAAGCCACTATGGAATTTGAATCTTTCTACTCCGGAACCTTGTTGCATATCGGTATTCAAGAAGGCGAAGGAGCCCCGGTTGATTCCCTATTGGCCATTATTGGCCCAGAAGGAACCGATGTTGATGCCATATTAAAGGCACATGCTTCGGGAGGTGCTGCAAAGAGTGCTCCTAAGAAAGAAGCATCCAAAGAAGAAGCCACAAAAGCTGAAGAGACTTCCAAAAAAGAAGAAACAGCAACGGCTACTCAAGATGGACAGCGCATTTTTGCTTCACCGTTGGCCAAAAAGATTGCCGAAGAGAAAGGTATAAACTTGGCCGATGTAAAGGGAACTGGCGACAACGGAAGAATTGTAAAAAAAGACATAGAGAACTTTACGCCAGCTACAAAAACAGCTCCTTCAGTAGAAAAAACAGAAGCAACTCCTGCAGTAGCACCTGTTGCATTGCCTGTTGGTGAAGAAAGCATAGAGGAGGTTAAAAACTCCACCATGCGTAAAGTGATTGCCAAGCGCTTGGGTGAATCCAAGTTTACGGCACCGCACTATTATCTTACCATTGAGGTGGATATGGACAATGCAAAGGCTTCCCGTGTGCAAATCAATAATTTGCCAGACACTAAAGTGTCTTTCAACGATATGGTATTGAAGGCCTGTGCCATGGCGCTTAAAAAGCATCCGCAGGTAAATACATCTTGGAACGGAGATACCACGGTTTACAAGCATCATGTTCACATGGGGGTGGCAGTAGCTGTAGATGAAGGTCTTGTGGTTCCCGTAATCAAATTTGCCGACCAATTGAGTTTGACTCAACTCGGAACAGCGGTTAAAGATTTGGCAGGAAGAGCTAGAAACAAGAAAATAAAGCCAGATGAAATGGAGGGAAGCACCTTTACCGTATCCAACTTGGGAATGTTCGGTATCTTGGAATTCACTTCCATCATCAACCAGCCGAATTCAGCAATTTTGTCCGTTGGAGCTATTGTGGATAAACCAGTAGTGAAAAATGGCGAGATTGTACCAGGTAGTACCATGAAGATTACCCTGGCTTGTGACCACAGAACCGTAGATGGCGCCACCGGTGCTCAGTTCCTTCAAACATTGAGGGCATACTTGGAGAACCCTGTTACCATGTTGGCATAG
- the pdhA gene encoding pyruvate dehydrogenase (acetyl-transferring) E1 component subunit alpha: MKKITKEVYLKWYEDMFFWRKFEDKLAAVYIQQKVRGFLHLYNGQEAVLAGALHAMDLDKDRMITAYRNHVQPIGMGVDPRKVMAELFGKVTGTSKGMGGSMHIFSKEHRFYGGHGIVGGQIPLGAGLAFADKYFKRDSVTLCYMGDGAVRQGSLHEAFNLAMLWQLPVVFICENNGYAMGTSVARTSHSTDIWKLGLGYEMPCSPVDGMDPAIVAKEMDKAIERARTGGGPTFLEMKTYRYRGHSMSDAQHYRTKEEVEEYKKIDPITQVKDVILEKGYASEDDLKQIDKKVKDLVKECEKFAEESDFPPKEQMYDTVYEQEDYPFLQHKL; encoded by the coding sequence ATGAAAAAAATTACCAAAGAAGTTTATCTTAAATGGTACGAGGACATGTTTTTCTGGAGAAAGTTCGAGGATAAACTTGCCGCCGTATATATTCAGCAAAAAGTTAGAGGGTTTCTACACCTGTACAATGGTCAAGAAGCGGTTCTAGCAGGTGCATTGCATGCAATGGACTTGGACAAAGATCGTATGATCACCGCTTATCGAAACCACGTTCAGCCGATAGGTATGGGTGTGGATCCAAGAAAAGTGATGGCTGAACTTTTTGGAAAGGTAACAGGAACCTCCAAAGGTATGGGTGGTTCCATGCATATTTTCTCCAAAGAACACCGTTTTTATGGTGGACACGGTATCGTTGGGGGACAAATTCCTTTGGGAGCTGGTTTGGCATTTGCCGATAAGTACTTTAAAAGGGATTCCGTAACCCTTTGTTATATGGGTGATGGCGCCGTAAGGCAAGGATCCCTTCACGAAGCCTTCAACTTGGCCATGCTATGGCAATTGCCCGTAGTTTTTATTTGTGAGAACAACGGTTATGCCATGGGAACATCCGTAGCCCGTACATCGCACTCCACCGACATCTGGAAGTTGGGACTAGGTTACGAAATGCCATGTAGTCCCGTAGATGGAATGGATCCTGCAATCGTTGCCAAAGAAATGGACAAGGCCATTGAGCGAGCAAGAACAGGAGGCGGACCTACTTTCTTGGAAATGAAGACATATAGGTACCGTGGACATTCCATGTCAGATGCCCAACATTACAGAACAAAAGAAGAAGTAGAAGAGTATAAAAAGATAGATCCGATTACTCAGGTAAAAGATGTTATCCTAGAGAAAGGATATGCATCAGAAGACGACCTAAAACAAATTGACAAAAAGGTGAAGGACTTGGTGAAAGAGTGCGAGAAATTTGCTGAAGAATCAGATTTCCCACCAAAAGAACAAATGTACGACACCGTTTACGAGCAAGAAGACTATCCATTTTTACAACATAAATTATAA
- the cdd gene encoding cytidine deaminase: MEKKKIGFELLIFEDETELSQNDQKLLQDAAEARENAYAPYSKFKVGAAVLLENGEVVIGNNQENASYPSGLCAERVAIFHAGAKYPGVTVKSIAICASSSKHEVGVPAAPCGNCRQSIIEYEQKQNTPISLLLRSEKGPIYKCSSMADILPLAFNNSFLGDS; encoded by the coding sequence ATGGAAAAAAAGAAAATTGGTTTTGAACTGCTCATTTTTGAGGATGAAACAGAGTTGTCACAAAACGATCAAAAATTGTTACAAGACGCTGCGGAGGCCAGGGAGAATGCGTATGCGCCCTATTCTAAGTTTAAAGTGGGTGCTGCAGTATTGTTGGAAAACGGGGAAGTGGTCATTGGCAACAACCAAGAAAATGCATCTTACCCTTCGGGCCTTTGTGCCGAGCGCGTGGCCATTTTCCATGCAGGCGCCAAATATCCTGGGGTAACCGTTAAATCCATTGCCATTTGCGCTTCGTCCTCTAAACATGAGGTAGGTGTTCCAGCGGCTCCTTGCGGCAATTGCAGGCAGTCTATTATAGAATACGAACAAAAGCAGAACACTCCAATTTCGTTGTTGCTAAGGTCAGAAAAAGGCCCGATTTACAAATGTAGTTCCATGGCCGACATATTGCCTTTGGCATTCAATAACTCATTTTTGGGCGATTCTTAA
- the porV gene encoding type IX secretion system outer membrane channel protein PorV — protein sequence MKKLLIVVAFLIVAPQVSAQQERAITTAVPFLTIAADARASGMGDMGVATSFDVYSQQWNAAKYAFATQKMGIGVSYTPYLESIVNDVSLLNANFYNKLNDRSAFAFSIRYFGLGEIELRQTFDQQATLVKPNEFALDGSYSLKLSQTFSMAVAGRFISSNLRFQDGVQDSQAANAFAVDVSGFYRSPEIAYNNFDGRWRAGFNISNLGGSIQYDEGGQENFLPTNLKFGGGFDFIFDQDNVLAINTEFNKLLVPTPRDFDGDGDIDSDDNNEYQQIGFFKGVFESFGDAPDGFGEELKEVTWALGAEYRFREAFMLRSGYFNESEEKGSRKFFTLGAGFMFKSAQIDLSYLFSTSQVRNPLENTLRFSLTFNLGEEFYND from the coding sequence ATGAAAAAGTTATTGATCGTGGTTGCTTTCTTAATTGTGGCACCTCAAGTTAGCGCTCAGCAAGAAAGGGCAATCACAACGGCTGTACCATTTTTGACAATTGCCGCCGATGCACGGGCTTCCGGTATGGGAGATATGGGCGTTGCCACTTCTTTTGATGTGTATTCCCAACAATGGAACGCTGCAAAATATGCCTTTGCCACTCAAAAAATGGGTATTGGGGTTAGCTATACCCCGTATTTGGAAAGCATTGTAAACGATGTATCCTTATTAAATGCCAACTTTTACAACAAATTAAACGATAGGAGTGCCTTTGCCTTCAGTATCCGTTATTTTGGTCTGGGCGAGATTGAATTGAGGCAAACATTTGATCAGCAGGCCACTTTGGTGAAGCCCAACGAATTTGCCTTGGATGGTTCTTATTCCTTAAAATTGAGTCAAACCTTTTCCATGGCTGTGGCAGGTAGATTTATCAGTTCCAATCTCAGATTTCAAGATGGTGTACAAGATTCTCAGGCAGCCAATGCCTTTGCAGTAGATGTATCGGGTTTTTACCGATCTCCGGAAATAGCTTACAATAATTTTGATGGACGTTGGAGAGCTGGGTTCAATATATCCAACTTGGGAGGTTCCATACAATATGATGAAGGCGGGCAGGAAAACTTTTTGCCCACTAACCTAAAGTTTGGCGGTGGATTTGATTTTATTTTTGATCAGGACAATGTGCTGGCCATAAATACAGAGTTCAACAAACTATTGGTGCCCACGCCAAGAGATTTTGATGGGGATGGGGATATTGATTCAGATGATAACAATGAATACCAGCAAATAGGTTTTTTTAAAGGAGTCTTTGAATCTTTCGGTGATGCGCCGGATGGATTCGGGGAAGAACTTAAAGAAGTAACTTGGGCACTTGGTGCAGAGTATAGGTTTAGAGAAGCTTTTATGTTGCGGAGCGGTTACTTTAACGAAAGTGAAGAAAAAGGTTCTCGTAAGTTCTTTACGCTTGGAGCTGGCTTCATGTTTAAATCTGCACAAATAGACCTTTCCTATCTTTTCTCAACCTCACAGGTTAGAAACCCACTGGAAAACACATTGCGATTCTCGCTCACTTTTAACTTGGGAGAAGAATTTTACAATGATTAA